The Nocardioides sp. S5 genome includes a window with the following:
- a CDS encoding NADH-quinone oxidoreductase subunit M: protein MLTILILLPLVGAVVTAFVPGAIARLVGLGFAAATLLAGVLTATRYDVGGGMQLTETHVWIESLGVHYALGVDGLGLLMVLLTVVLVPIVMLAGWKESDEPGNSGAKAFFAWTLALEAMSLAVFTATDVLLFYVVFEATLIPAYFLIGGFGRAGRGRAATKFLIYQLAGGLIMLASVIGLYVVSANAGNPSFLISDLAAIDIDPITQRWLFAGFFIAFAIKAPMFPVHTWLADTTEKATTGTSVLLVCILDKIGTFGMLRFCLGLLPDASQWATPVVVVLALISIIYGALVAIGQDDVLRLIGLTSLSHFGFIVLGIFVFSSTGSAGAILYMVNHGIATALMFLVAGFLIRRTGTASIREMGGVEKAAPVLAGFFLVGGLAAAGLPGLSPFVSEMMVIIAAFDHHWLVGSVAVLAIVLAAFYALWMYQRTMTGPGREGAVVVPDLDRREVGILAPLLLALVLFGFYPMPLLDVINPFVQDSLASVGIGQEGGPQ from the coding sequence ATGCTCACAATCCTGATCCTGCTGCCGCTGGTGGGCGCGGTCGTCACGGCCTTCGTGCCCGGCGCGATCGCCCGGCTGGTCGGCCTCGGCTTCGCGGCCGCGACCCTGCTCGCCGGCGTCCTCACCGCCACGCGCTACGACGTGGGCGGCGGCATGCAGCTCACCGAGACCCACGTCTGGATCGAGTCCCTCGGGGTGCACTACGCCCTGGGCGTCGACGGCCTCGGCCTGCTGATGGTGCTGCTGACCGTCGTGCTGGTGCCGATCGTGATGCTCGCCGGCTGGAAGGAGTCCGACGAGCCGGGCAACAGCGGGGCCAAGGCGTTCTTCGCCTGGACGCTCGCGCTCGAGGCGATGTCGCTGGCGGTCTTCACCGCCACCGACGTGCTGCTCTTCTACGTCGTCTTCGAGGCCACGCTCATCCCCGCCTACTTCCTCATCGGCGGATTCGGTCGCGCCGGTCGAGGTCGTGCGGCGACCAAGTTCCTGATCTACCAGCTCGCCGGCGGGCTGATCATGCTCGCCTCGGTGATCGGCCTCTACGTCGTCTCCGCCAATGCTGGCAACCCGAGCTTCCTCATCAGCGACCTGGCCGCCATCGACATCGACCCGATCACGCAGCGCTGGCTGTTCGCCGGCTTCTTCATCGCCTTCGCGATCAAGGCGCCGATGTTCCCGGTGCACACCTGGCTGGCCGACACGACGGAGAAGGCGACCACCGGCACCTCGGTGCTGCTGGTCTGCATCCTCGACAAGATCGGCACGTTCGGCATGCTGCGCTTCTGCCTCGGGCTGCTGCCCGATGCCTCGCAGTGGGCCACGCCGGTGGTCGTGGTGCTCGCGCTGATCTCGATCATCTACGGCGCGCTCGTGGCGATCGGCCAGGACGACGTGCTCCGACTGATCGGCCTCACGTCGCTCTCGCACTTCGGCTTCATCGTGCTGGGCATCTTCGTGTTCAGCTCGACCGGCAGCGCCGGCGCGATCCTCTACATGGTCAACCACGGCATCGCGACCGCGCTGATGTTCCTGGTGGCCGGGTTCCTGATCCGCCGCACCGGCACGGCGTCGATCCGCGAGATGGGTGGCGTCGAGAAGGCCGCCCCGGTCCTCGCGGGCTTCTTCCTCGTCGGCGGCCTCGCTGCCGCCGGCCTGCCGGGGCTGTCGCCGTTCGTCTCCGAGATGATGGTCATCATCGCGGCCTTCGACCACCACTGGCTGGTCGGTTCGGTCGCGGTGCTCGCCATCGTCCTGGCCGCGTTCTACGCGCTCTGGATGTACCAGCGCACGATGACCGGCCCCGGTCGAGAGGGTGCCGTCGTGGTGCCCGACCTCGACCGGCGTGAGGTCGGCATCCTCGCCCCGCTGCTGCTCGCGCTCGTGCTGTTCGGCTTCTACCCGATGCCGCTGCTCGACGTCATCAACCCGTTCGTCCAGGACTCGCTCGCGAGCGTGGGCATCGGCCAGGAGGGTGGTCCCCAGTGA